In the genome of Bradyrhizobium arachidis, one region contains:
- a CDS encoding AAA family ATPase yields the protein MTDDSATQERVFQALGARPGVDRIDTHAASVFLDRTRALKIKRAVKFPFLDYSTLEKRKAACEEEIRINRPLAPQIYHRVVAITEEPDGSVQVGGSGRPIEYAVDMSRFDESRTLDHLAKAGPLDAELAAAIADAIAGSHAQATIADGAAWITSIPHLIDGNSTGLRAGDHLEAAAIEQLGKASHEIFLRVRTTLEERGRRGFVRRCHGDLHLANIVLIDGRPVLFDAIEFDAQMATVDVLYDLAFALMDLLRYGQANAANAVLNQYLTMAPVEMLDALAALPLFMSIRAAIRAQVALARLNRPDAERTGVLDEARRYFDLARALIHPPAPRLIAVGGMSGAGKSVLARALAPTVAPEPGAVVLRSDVIRKQLFQVGHTDRLPPSAYGPEVTARVYEVLMQRARQVLAQGHSAIVDAVFARESERDDLAALAHACGAPLNGLFLIADLATRQTRIGGRQADASDATQEVAALQEHYNIGHVGWATIDASGTQAQTLERCRAAIAEGK from the coding sequence ATGACGGATGATTCTGCTACCCAGGAACGGGTCTTCCAGGCGCTCGGCGCGCGTCCCGGCGTGGACCGGATCGACACCCACGCAGCTTCGGTGTTTCTCGATCGGACACGCGCGCTGAAGATCAAGCGAGCTGTCAAATTTCCGTTCCTCGACTACTCGACGCTCGAAAAGCGCAAGGCAGCCTGCGAGGAGGAGATCAGGATCAACCGGCCGCTCGCCCCGCAGATCTATCATCGCGTCGTGGCGATCACGGAAGAGCCGGACGGCTCGGTGCAGGTCGGCGGAAGCGGCCGGCCGATCGAGTATGCGGTCGACATGTCCCGGTTCGACGAAAGCCGCACGCTGGATCATCTGGCGAAGGCGGGCCCGCTGGATGCGGAGCTGGCCGCAGCCATCGCGGACGCGATCGCAGGCTCGCATGCGCAAGCGACGATCGCGGACGGTGCTGCGTGGATCACTTCGATTCCCCACCTGATCGACGGCAACAGCACCGGGCTGCGCGCCGGCGACCATCTCGAGGCGGCGGCGATCGAGCAGCTTGGCAAGGCCTCACACGAGATATTCCTGCGCGTCCGCACCACGCTCGAGGAGCGTGGCCGCCGTGGCTTCGTGCGCCGCTGTCATGGCGACTTGCACCTTGCCAATATCGTGCTGATCGACGGCCGGCCCGTCCTGTTCGACGCGATCGAGTTCGATGCGCAGATGGCAACCGTGGATGTGCTCTACGATCTCGCGTTCGCGCTGATGGACCTGCTGCGCTACGGCCAGGCGAACGCGGCCAACGCAGTGCTGAACCAGTATCTGACGATGGCGCCCGTCGAAATGCTCGACGCACTGGCCGCGCTGCCGCTGTTCATGTCCATCCGCGCGGCGATCCGTGCGCAGGTGGCGCTGGCGCGGCTCAATCGGCCAGATGCCGAGCGTACCGGAGTTCTCGACGAAGCGCGTCGCTATTTCGACCTTGCCCGGGCGTTGATCCATCCGCCCGCCCCTCGCCTGATCGCGGTTGGCGGAATGTCGGGCGCCGGCAAGTCGGTCCTCGCCCGTGCACTGGCCCCTACCGTGGCGCCCGAGCCGGGCGCCGTCGTGCTGCGCAGCGACGTCATCCGCAAGCAATTGTTTCAGGTCGGGCATACCGACCGGCTGCCGCCCTCCGCGTATGGGCCCGAGGTGACGGCGCGGGTCTACGAGGTGCTGATGCAGCGCGCCCGGCAGGTGCTGGCGCAAGGCCATTCTGCCATCGTCGACGCGGTCTTTGCGCGCGAATCCGAACGGGACGACCTCGCCGCCTTGGCCCACGCCTGCGGCGCGCCGCTCAACGGATTATTCCTGATCGCAGACCTCGCCACCCGTCAGACGCGAATCGGCGGCCGTCAAGCCGACGCTTCTGACGCCACGCAAGAGGTTGCCGCGCTGCAAGAGCACTATAATATCGGTCATGTCGGTTGGGCGACCATCGATGCATCCGGGACACAAGCGCAGACGCTGGAGCGCTGCCGCGCCGCGATCGCTGAGGGCAAATAG
- a CDS encoding ABC transporter substrate-binding protein has product MKTQTTLAAAALLLGTAMSPALAQEKLKLGVIVTLSGPAAALGQQVRDGFALAVKDLGSKMGGRDVEVVVVDDELKPDAAVTKVKGLLERDKVDFVVGPIFSNILQAIHRPVTESKVFLVSPNAGPSTFAGKDCNPFFYVTSYQNDQVHEILGKVAQDRGYKRMYLMVPNYQAGKDSVAGFNLDYKGEIVEESYMPLNTLDFQPELSKISSQKPDALFTFMPGGLGVNLVKQYRQAGLADSIPVLSAFTVDESTLPAQQDAAVGMFGGANWAPNLDNPQNKKFVAAYEAAYNSVPGTYAFQAYDAAMLIDSAVKGVKGDLSNKDAVAAALKKADFTSLRGSFKFNTNGYPIQDFYLTKVAKRPDGKFQTEIVQKVFENYGDRYAKDCKAAN; this is encoded by the coding sequence ATGAAGACGCAAACGACCTTGGCTGCGGCCGCCTTGCTGCTCGGCACCGCGATGAGCCCTGCCCTCGCCCAAGAGAAGCTGAAGCTTGGCGTGATCGTGACCCTGTCGGGACCCGCCGCCGCGCTCGGCCAGCAGGTGCGCGACGGCTTTGCGCTCGCGGTGAAGGACCTCGGCAGCAAGATGGGCGGCCGCGACGTCGAGGTCGTCGTGGTTGACGACGAGCTCAAGCCGGATGCGGCGGTCACCAAGGTCAAGGGCCTGCTCGAACGCGACAAGGTCGACTTCGTGGTCGGCCCGATCTTCTCCAACATCCTCCAGGCGATCCACCGCCCCGTGACGGAATCCAAGGTATTCCTGGTCAGCCCTAATGCAGGTCCGTCGACGTTTGCCGGCAAGGACTGCAACCCGTTCTTCTATGTGACCTCGTATCAGAACGATCAGGTCCACGAGATCCTCGGCAAGGTGGCGCAGGATCGCGGCTACAAGCGGATGTACCTGATGGTGCCGAACTATCAGGCCGGCAAGGATTCGGTTGCCGGTTTCAACCTCGACTACAAGGGCGAGATTGTCGAAGAATCCTACATGCCGTTGAACACGCTGGACTTCCAGCCGGAGCTGTCCAAGATTTCCTCGCAGAAGCCCGATGCGCTGTTCACGTTCATGCCGGGCGGCCTCGGCGTCAACCTCGTCAAGCAGTACCGGCAAGCGGGTCTTGCCGACAGCATTCCGGTGCTCTCGGCTTTCACGGTGGATGAATCGACGCTGCCGGCGCAGCAGGATGCGGCGGTCGGCATGTTCGGCGGAGCGAACTGGGCGCCCAATCTCGACAACCCCCAGAACAAGAAGTTCGTCGCGGCCTATGAAGCCGCCTATAACAGCGTGCCCGGCACCTACGCCTTCCAGGCCTATGATGCCGCGATGCTGATCGACAGCGCGGTCAAGGGCGTGAAGGGCGACCTCTCGAACAAGGACGCCGTCGCGGCTGCCCTGAAGAAGGCCGATTTCACCTCGCTGCGCGGCTCGTTCAAGTTCAACACCAACGGCTATCCGATCCAGGACTTCTACCTGACCAAGGTCGCCAAGCGTCCGGACGGCAAATTCCAGACCGAGATCGTCCAGAAGGTTTTCGAGAACTACGGCGACCGCTATGCCAAGGATTGCAAGGCGGCGAACTGA
- a CDS encoding CHAD domain-containing protein — MARPTKSSTAAARPKPAARRGDLPGRLSPGMACDTAFRIIARRHLDAVLAQHEGTCRGDPEALHQIRIALTHLRTAIRFFAPMVDDALRPSVWTELKWLNSQLGMVRDLDVAIERVVAESGEELAVIAELQHWDEKRAESHRLLARALQSARYRRLVEQTSAWIKHGPWSTRRSKEAIRLRRCTLADHATAKLTEWEKTLLKKARKLRKLDVEKRHKLRLLNKRLTYSIESLQDLFAEESLTKQKSILKQLRKAQRSLGQLNDDARGQTLAASLNEAVPEAHIRFLNRKREKKLLRTAVEAYRKLDKAKPFRSSDLAPNAEPED, encoded by the coding sequence ATGGCGCGACCCACCAAGAGTTCGACGGCGGCCGCGCGCCCCAAGCCCGCGGCGCGACGTGGCGACCTGCCCGGCCGCCTCAGCCCGGGCATGGCCTGCGACACTGCATTCCGGATCATTGCCCGCCGCCATCTCGATGCCGTCCTCGCTCAGCATGAGGGCACATGCCGCGGCGATCCGGAGGCGCTGCATCAGATCCGGATCGCACTGACGCATCTGCGCACCGCGATCCGATTTTTCGCGCCCATGGTCGACGACGCGCTGCGGCCAAGCGTCTGGACCGAGTTGAAATGGCTGAACAGCCAGCTCGGCATGGTGCGGGACCTCGACGTGGCGATCGAACGCGTCGTCGCCGAAAGCGGCGAGGAGCTCGCCGTGATCGCCGAGCTCCAGCATTGGGACGAGAAGCGCGCCGAGAGCCACCGCCTGCTGGCACGCGCGCTGCAATCGGCCCGGTATCGCCGCCTCGTCGAGCAGACCTCGGCCTGGATCAAGCACGGCCCCTGGTCGACCCGGCGCAGCAAGGAGGCCATCAGGCTGCGCCGCTGCACGCTCGCCGACCATGCCACGGCGAAACTGACGGAGTGGGAAAAGACGCTGCTCAAGAAAGCGCGCAAACTCCGCAAGCTCGACGTCGAGAAACGGCACAAGCTGCGGCTTCTCAACAAGCGGCTGACCTATTCGATCGAATCGCTCCAGGATCTTTTTGCCGAGGAATCGCTGACGAAGCAGAAGTCGATCCTCAAGCAATTGCGCAAGGCGCAACGGTCCCTCGGACAGCTGAACGACGATGCGCGGGGGCAGACGCTGGCGGCATCCTTGAACGAGGCCGTCCCCGAGGCGCACATCCGCTTCCTCAACCGTAAGCGGGAAAAGAAGCTGCTGCGAACCGCCGTGGAAGCCTACCGCAAACTGGACAAGGCCAAGCCGTTCCGCTCCTCCGACCTCGCGCCGAATGCCGAGCCTGAGGATTAG
- a CDS encoding CBS domain-containing protein, protein MRAHQIMTRSVISVTPDTSIVEAANIMLSRHVSGLTVVDDAGKLVGVVSEGDFIRRSEIGTGRKRGRWLRFILGPGQSASDFVHEHGRRVAEVMTPSPVTITEDTALAEIVDLMERNHVKRLPVVRGDKVVGIVSRANLLQAVAGLAREVPDPTADDDHIRVRIIDTMEKNDWCPYGLNVIVRDGIVHLSGVITEERARQAAVIAAENVEGVKKVHDHLCWVDTMSGVYLNSPEDDNLAKAS, encoded by the coding sequence ATGCGCGCCCACCAGATCATGACCCGGTCGGTCATCTCGGTTACCCCCGACACCAGCATCGTCGAGGCCGCGAACATCATGCTGTCGCGGCACGTCAGCGGCCTCACGGTGGTCGACGATGCCGGCAAGCTGGTCGGCGTCGTCTCGGAAGGGGATTTCATTCGCCGCAGCGAAATCGGCACCGGGCGCAAGCGGGGACGCTGGTTGCGATTCATTCTCGGGCCGGGCCAGTCCGCGAGCGACTTTGTCCACGAGCACGGCCGCAGGGTCGCGGAGGTGATGACCCCCTCGCCTGTCACCATCACCGAGGATACGGCACTCGCGGAGATCGTCGATCTCATGGAACGGAACCACGTGAAGCGCCTGCCGGTGGTGCGCGGCGACAAGGTCGTCGGCATCGTCTCGCGGGCCAACCTGCTACAGGCGGTGGCGGGTCTCGCCCGCGAGGTACCGGATCCGACCGCCGACGATGATCACATTCGCGTACGCATCATCGACACCATGGAGAAGAACGACTGGTGCCCGTACGGGCTGAACGTCATCGTCCGCGACGGCATCGTTCATCTCAGTGGCGTCATCACCGAGGAACGAGCGCGGCAGGCCGCGGTTATTGCCGCCGAGAACGTCGAGGGCGTGAAGAAGGTGCACGATCATCTGTGCTGGGTCGACACCATGTCGGGTGTCTACCTGAACTCGCCGGAGGACGACAACCTCGCCAAAGCGAGCTGA
- a CDS encoding MarR family winged helix-turn-helix transcriptional regulator encodes MPAVSDCTEMLDSETKAVETPEDHAEELRLWLRLLTCTTLIEGEVRGRLRQRFDVTLPRFDLMAQLDKAPDGMTLSDVSKRMMVSNGNVTGLVERLVESGHLDRRTSDTDRRVQVIRLTKLGRAEFRRMAAEHETWIADLFADLTPKDVRELMRLLAKTKASAQKSAARRRP; translated from the coding sequence ATGCCGGCCGTGAGTGACTGCACCGAGATGCTCGATTCCGAGACCAAGGCCGTCGAAACGCCGGAGGACCATGCCGAAGAGCTTCGGCTGTGGCTGCGCCTGCTCACCTGCACGACCCTGATCGAGGGCGAGGTCCGCGGCCGGCTGCGACAGCGCTTCGACGTCACGCTGCCCCGGTTCGATTTGATGGCACAGCTCGACAAGGCGCCCGACGGCATGACGCTGTCCGACGTCTCCAAGCGCATGATGGTGTCCAACGGCAATGTCACCGGCCTCGTCGAACGTCTCGTCGAATCCGGCCATCTCGACCGGCGCACCTCGGATACCGACCGCCGCGTCCAGGTGATCCGCCTCACGAAGCTCGGCCGTGCCGAGTTCCGCAGGATGGCCGCAGAGCACGAGACCTGGATCGCCGATCTCTTCGCCGACCTGACGCCGAAAGACGTACGCGAACTGATGCGCCTCCTCGCCAAGACCAAGGCGTCCGCACAAAAATCGGCCGCGCGCAGGCGGCCCTGA
- a CDS encoding PHA/PHB synthase family protein: MSVVQILSRAGQPVAPGSPVEPAARAAFPEGPAVRPVADLQPQSEPYPLDRAFHAMLARFTGGISPAALSLAWLDWSSHLVVAPQRQMEIAHNVLRDSGRFLEASVHATSPGQKPWSVIQPRSRDRRFREPQWEAAPFNLLAQAFLLGERWWHDATTGVRGVSRANEAIVEFSVRQMLDMLAPSNFAATNPEVLEKTLRSGGENFVFGWQNWCSDLMRMLSLAAPAGDAQFVVGKTVAASPGKVVYRNELIELIQYHPTTAQVRPEPILIVPAWIMKYYILDLSPENSLVKYLTGQGFTVFAISWRNPDAKDRNVAFDDYRKLGVMAALDMIGRIVPGRTTHALGYCLGGTLLSIAAAAMARDGDKRLGTITLLAAQTDFTEAGELTLFINESQVAFLEDMMWQRGYLDTAQMAGAFALLRSNDLIWSRLSRDYLMGEAAPPSDLMAWNADATRLPYRMHSEYLRKLFLDNDLAEGRYRVDGRSISLSDIHAPSFVVGTLADHVAPWRSVYKIHYQVDADVTFLLTSGGHNAGVVAPPDEPGHSYQVMTKAADAPYVGPEEWLKLARHVEASWWPEWAQWLAARSGEPCAPPQIGGDLPDAPGQHVHT, from the coding sequence ATGAGCGTCGTGCAGATACTTTCGCGAGCCGGGCAGCCGGTGGCGCCGGGATCCCCCGTCGAGCCTGCTGCGCGTGCCGCTTTCCCCGAGGGACCGGCCGTAAGGCCGGTCGCGGACTTGCAGCCTCAGTCAGAGCCATACCCGCTCGACCGCGCATTTCACGCGATGCTGGCTCGGTTCACCGGCGGAATTTCACCGGCCGCCCTGTCTCTGGCCTGGCTCGACTGGAGTTCGCATCTCGTGGTTGCGCCGCAGCGGCAGATGGAGATCGCCCATAACGTCCTTCGCGACAGCGGCCGGTTCCTGGAAGCGTCAGTGCACGCGACCTCGCCGGGCCAAAAGCCGTGGTCGGTGATCCAGCCGCGGTCGCGGGATCGACGCTTCAGGGAGCCGCAATGGGAGGCCGCGCCGTTCAATCTGCTGGCGCAAGCATTCTTGCTCGGAGAGCGCTGGTGGCACGACGCCACGACCGGCGTGCGCGGCGTGTCGCGCGCGAACGAAGCCATCGTCGAATTCTCGGTCCGCCAGATGCTCGACATGCTGGCGCCGTCGAATTTCGCCGCGACCAACCCGGAGGTGCTCGAGAAAACATTGCGGAGCGGCGGAGAAAATTTCGTCTTCGGCTGGCAGAACTGGTGCAGCGATCTGATGCGCATGCTCTCGCTTGCAGCGCCGGCCGGCGACGCGCAGTTCGTCGTCGGGAAGACGGTTGCCGCGTCTCCCGGAAAAGTCGTCTACCGCAACGAGCTGATCGAGCTGATCCAGTACCATCCGACGACCGCGCAGGTGCGGCCTGAGCCGATCCTGATCGTTCCGGCCTGGATCATGAAATACTACATCCTCGACCTGTCGCCGGAGAATTCGCTGGTCAAATATCTGACCGGGCAGGGCTTCACCGTGTTCGCGATCTCCTGGCGCAATCCGGATGCAAAGGATCGGAACGTCGCCTTCGACGATTATCGCAAGCTCGGCGTGATGGCGGCGCTGGACATGATCGGGCGGATCGTGCCGGGCCGGACGACCCATGCGCTCGGCTATTGCCTGGGCGGCACGTTGCTGTCGATCGCAGCCGCCGCGATGGCGCGCGATGGCGACAAGCGGCTGGGCACCATCACCCTGCTTGCCGCGCAGACGGATTTCACCGAGGCGGGCGAGCTGACGCTCTTCATCAACGAGAGCCAGGTTGCCTTCCTCGAAGACATGATGTGGCAGCGCGGCTATCTCGACACGGCGCAGATGGCCGGTGCATTCGCGCTGCTGCGCTCCAACGATCTGATCTGGTCGCGGCTGTCGCGCGATTATCTGATGGGAGAGGCAGCGCCGCCGAGCGACCTGATGGCCTGGAACGCCGACGCCACACGGCTGCCTTATCGCATGCATTCGGAATATCTGCGCAAGCTGTTCCTCGACAATGATCTCGCCGAAGGCCGCTATCGCGTCGACGGCAGGAGCATTTCACTCTCCGACATCCATGCGCCGTCGTTCGTGGTCGGCACGCTCGCCGATCACGTTGCGCCCTGGCGATCCGTGTACAAGATCCACTATCAGGTCGATGCCGATGTGACGTTCCTGTTGACCAGCGGTGGACACAATGCCGGCGTCGTCGCGCCACCGGACGAGCCCGGGCACAGCTATCAGGTCATGACCAAGGCTGCGGATGCGCCTTATGTCGGTCCGGAAGAGTGGCTGAAGCTCGCGCGGCATGTCGAGGCCTCGTGGTGGCCGGAATGGGCGCAATGGCTGGCGGCGCGCTCGGGTGAGCCCTGCGCCCCGCCCCAGATCGGGGGCGATCTACCCGACGCGCCGGGGCAACATGTGCACACCTAA
- a CDS encoding cupin domain-containing protein — translation MSSEITGITRANEGIQGISWNILGQTYVPKSKTEHSFSWHATLPPGTFVPPHIHPDQDEYLYMLEGKLDFMLGNSEAQATAGDLIRLGMGVPHGIFNKSEQTAKVLFWVSPTKKLFDLFWGLHNMKEQKPEDVVAMAAEFNIHFLPPPPGAG, via the coding sequence ATGAGCAGCGAAATCACCGGCATCACGCGGGCCAATGAGGGGATCCAGGGCATTTCCTGGAACATCCTTGGCCAGACCTATGTGCCGAAGAGCAAGACCGAGCACAGTTTCTCCTGGCACGCGACCCTGCCGCCGGGCACGTTCGTGCCGCCGCACATCCATCCCGACCAGGACGAGTATCTCTACATGCTGGAGGGCAAGCTCGACTTCATGCTCGGCAATTCGGAGGCGCAGGCGACCGCAGGCGATCTGATCCGCCTCGGCATGGGCGTGCCGCACGGCATCTTCAACAAGTCGGAGCAGACCGCAAAGGTGCTGTTCTGGGTCTCGCCGACCAAAAAACTGTTCGACCTGTTCTGGGGTCTGCACAACATGAAGGAGCAGAAGCCGGAGGACGTGGTGGCGATGGCCGCCGAGTTCAACATCCACTTCCTGCCGCCGCCTCCCGGCGCCGGCTAA
- a CDS encoding RidA family protein yields MTTPKGPQLAVLPTAAENGTRRGAQVLQPSGWPMPKGYANGMAAEGRIVVTGGVIGWDAEERLADGFVAQVAQTLSNIAAILAEAGAGPEHLVRLTWYVVDMDEYLTNLKELGRIYRAVFGAHYPAMALVQVVRLVERAARVEIEATAVIPR; encoded by the coding sequence GTGACGACGCCGAAAGGCCCACAGCTCGCGGTGCTGCCGACCGCAGCCGAGAACGGCACCCGCCGAGGCGCGCAGGTGCTCCAGCCCTCGGGCTGGCCGATGCCGAAGGGCTACGCCAACGGCATGGCCGCCGAGGGGCGCATCGTCGTGACCGGCGGCGTGATCGGCTGGGATGCCGAGGAGCGTCTTGCCGACGGCTTCGTCGCGCAGGTCGCCCAGACCCTGAGCAATATCGCCGCGATCCTGGCGGAAGCTGGTGCCGGGCCCGAGCATCTGGTGCGCCTGACCTGGTACGTCGTCGACATGGACGAGTACCTGACGAACCTGAAGGAGCTCGGCAGGATCTACCGTGCCGTCTTCGGCGCGCACTATCCGGCGATGGCGCTGGTTCAGGTCGTCCGGCTCGTCGAGAGGGCGGCACGCGTCGAGATCGAGGCCACCGCCGTCATTCCCCGCTGA
- a CDS encoding benzoate-CoA ligase family protein, giving the protein MANAAKVQVSGSHDGNAATAHVDTFARQHLPPPELWPEFIFTRPELHYPPRLNCVSYFLDRWVEQGHGDAPCVISPAVSYSYRELQALVNRIANVLVGKLGLVTGERVLLRSANNPMMVATYLAVIKAGGICVATMPLLRAKELSYPIQKAAITLALCDGKLSDELEKAKAAAPGLRHVVYWGNGAANSLEALIADASPEFTAVDTAADDICLIAFTSGTTGDPKGTMHFHRDMLAVCDGYARNILRAEQKDRFVGSAPLAFTFGFGGVLFPMHIGASFVVLEKTTPDDMLSAIEQYKTTVCFTAPTAYRAMIGKLAGRDIASLRKCVSAGETLPKPTFEAWLKATGIKLMDGIGSTEMLHIFISATEDEIRPGATGKPVPGYEAKIVDDDGHDVPPGTMGNLAVRGPTGCRYLADERQRKYVRHGWNITGDTYLMDSDGYFWYQSRSDDMIVSAGYNIAGTDVEAALLTHPAVVECGVVGAPDEARGMIVKAYVVAAPGVTPDAQLATELQEHVKREIAPYKYPRAIEFVTQLPKTETGKLKRFALRQLARAAATSSGVAAE; this is encoded by the coding sequence ATGGCCAACGCCGCCAAGGTTCAAGTCTCGGGCTCGCATGACGGCAACGCCGCGACAGCCCATGTCGATACATTTGCGCGGCAGCATCTGCCGCCGCCGGAGCTGTGGCCCGAATTCATCTTCACGCGGCCGGAGCTGCATTACCCGCCACGACTGAACTGCGTCAGCTATTTCCTCGATCGTTGGGTCGAGCAGGGCCATGGCGATGCGCCATGCGTGATCAGTCCGGCCGTCAGCTACAGCTATCGCGAGCTGCAAGCGCTGGTGAATCGCATTGCCAATGTGCTGGTCGGCAAGCTCGGTCTCGTCACCGGCGAGCGCGTGCTGCTCCGCTCGGCCAACAATCCCATGATGGTTGCGACCTATCTCGCGGTGATCAAGGCCGGCGGCATTTGCGTCGCGACGATGCCGCTGCTGCGCGCCAAGGAGCTGTCCTATCCGATCCAGAAAGCGGCGATTACGCTCGCGCTCTGCGACGGAAAGCTCTCCGACGAATTGGAGAAGGCGAAAGCCGCTGCGCCCGGTCTCAGGCACGTGGTCTATTGGGGCAATGGCGCGGCCAATTCGCTCGAGGCGCTGATAGCGGACGCGAGCCCAGAGTTCACTGCCGTCGATACCGCCGCCGACGACATCTGCCTGATCGCCTTCACGTCGGGCACGACAGGCGATCCCAAGGGCACCATGCATTTCCACCGGGACATGCTGGCGGTCTGCGACGGCTATGCGCGCAACATCCTGCGCGCCGAGCAGAAGGATCGCTTCGTCGGCTCGGCGCCGCTCGCCTTCACCTTCGGCTTCGGCGGCGTGCTGTTCCCGATGCATATCGGCGCCTCCTTCGTCGTGCTGGAGAAGACGACGCCCGACGACATGCTGTCGGCGATCGAGCAGTACAAGACCACGGTCTGCTTCACGGCGCCGACCGCGTACCGGGCCATGATCGGCAAGCTCGCGGGCCGGGATATCGCCTCGCTGCGCAAATGTGTCTCGGCTGGTGAGACATTGCCAAAACCGACATTCGAGGCCTGGCTCAAGGCCACCGGCATCAAGCTGATGGACGGCATCGGCTCGACCGAGATGCTTCACATCTTCATCAGCGCGACCGAGGACGAGATCCGGCCCGGTGCGACCGGCAAGCCCGTTCCCGGCTATGAGGCCAAGATCGTCGACGATGACGGCCATGACGTGCCGCCGGGCACGATGGGGAATCTTGCGGTGCGCGGGCCGACCGGCTGCCGCTATCTCGCCGACGAGCGGCAGCGCAAATATGTCCGGCATGGCTGGAATATCACCGGCGACACCTATCTGATGGATAGCGACGGCTATTTCTGGTACCAGTCGCGCTCCGACGACATGATCGTGTCGGCGGGGTACAACATCGCGGGTACGGATGTGGAGGCGGCGTTGCTGACGCATCCCGCGGTCGTCGAGTGCGGCGTCGTCGGTGCGCCGGACGAAGCGCGCGGCATGATCGTGAAAGCCTATGTCGTTGCCGCGCCCGGCGTGACGCCGGACGCTCAGCTCGCAACCGAGTTGCAGGAGCATGTGAAGCGCGAGATCGCGCCGTACAAATATCCGCGCGCGATCGAGTTCGTGACGCAGCTGCCGAAGACCGAGACCGGCAAATTGAAGCGCTTTGCCCTCAGGCAATTGGCGCGGGCGGCAGCGACGTCCTCGGGCGTCGCCGCAGAATGA
- a CDS encoding flavin-dependent oxidoreductase yields the protein MKAIIVGGGIGGLTTALMLRSRGLDCEIFEQADTIRELGVGINTLPHAMRELAGLGLLQKLDDVAIRTDQLYYLNRHGQEVWREARGIDAGHDVPQFSIHRGRLQGVIHRAVEERLGTDAIHTGCRLGAFTQDEGGVTAYFFDRAGAHIHTVRGDILIGADGIHSRVRETLFPNEGPPCWNGLMLWRGARDWPLFLTGKSMIVAGGLNAKVVIYPIAEGSSPASRLTNWAVLVKVGEGNAPPPRKEDWSRPGRREELMPHVARFSVPYVDVKSLISATPEFYEYPTCDRDPLPYWSSGRVTLLGDAAHPMYPVGSNGASQAILDARCLADALVRAEHPRQALLEYEKKRLPMTADIVRSNRRGGPEGVIDAVEQLAPDGFDNVDNVLSYSQREAIVRGYATKAGFAAVPGLAAVRA from the coding sequence ATGAAGGCGATTATCGTCGGTGGCGGCATCGGTGGTCTCACTACCGCTTTGATGCTGCGCTCGCGTGGCCTGGACTGCGAGATCTTCGAGCAGGCCGACACCATCCGTGAGCTCGGTGTCGGCATCAACACGCTGCCCCATGCGATGCGCGAGCTCGCCGGGCTCGGGCTGTTGCAGAAGCTCGACGACGTCGCGATCCGCACCGACCAGCTCTATTACCTCAATCGCCACGGCCAGGAAGTCTGGCGCGAAGCGCGCGGCATCGATGCCGGTCATGACGTGCCGCAATTCTCGATCCACCGCGGCCGCCTTCAGGGCGTCATCCATCGCGCCGTCGAGGAGCGGCTCGGCACGGACGCAATCCACACCGGTTGCCGCCTCGGCGCCTTCACGCAGGACGAGGGCGGCGTCACCGCCTATTTCTTCGATCGTGCCGGTGCGCACATCCATACCGTGCGCGGCGATATTTTGATCGGCGCCGACGGCATCCATTCGCGCGTCCGCGAGACGTTGTTTCCGAACGAGGGACCGCCGTGCTGGAACGGCCTGATGCTGTGGCGCGGTGCGCGGGATTGGCCGCTGTTCCTCACCGGAAAATCGATGATCGTGGCCGGTGGGCTCAACGCCAAGGTGGTGATCTATCCGATCGCGGAGGGATCGAGCCCGGCGAGCCGGCTAACCAATTGGGCCGTGCTGGTCAAGGTCGGCGAGGGCAATGCCCCGCCGCCGCGGAAAGAAGACTGGTCGCGCCCGGGCCGCCGCGAGGAGCTGATGCCGCATGTGGCGCGCTTCTCGGTGCCCTATGTCGACGTGAAGAGCCTGATCTCGGCGACGCCCGAGTTCTACGAATATCCGACCTGCGACCGCGATCCCTTGCCTTACTGGTCGTCCGGCCGCGTCACGCTGCTCGGTGACGCCGCGCATCCCATGTATCCGGTCGGCTCGAATGGCGCCTCGCAGGCGATTCTCGATGCCCGCTGCCTTGCCGATGCGCTGGTGCGTGCCGAGCATCCGCGTCAGGCGCTGCTCGAATACGAGAAGAAGCGCCTGCCGATGACCGCTGACATCGTCCGCTCCAACCGGCGCGGCGGTCCCGAGGGCGTCATCGACGCCGTCGAGCAGCTTGCCCCCGACGGCTTCGACAATGTCGATAACGTCCTGAGCTATTCCCAGCGCGAGGCGATCGTGCGGGGCTATGCCACGAAGGCAGGCTTTGCTGCCGTGCCCGGCCTGGCGGCCGTACGCGCCTGA